The following are encoded together in the Labeo rohita strain BAU-BD-2019 chromosome 17, IGBB_LRoh.1.0, whole genome shotgun sequence genome:
- the nkx2.4a gene encoding NK2 homeobox 4a isoform X2: MSLSPKHTTPFSVTDILSPIEETYKKFSGMESTGNLTSPLGAYRQPQVSQTGMQQHSMGHNATVATTYHMPHSVSQFSHSAMGGYCNGSIANMGDLPSYQETMRNSAAATGWYGANPDPRYSTSMNMTGMGTLTGMADTTKSIPPLHAAPRRKRRVLFSQAQVYELERRFKQQKYLSAPEREHLASMIHLTPTQVKIWFQNHRYKMKRQAKDKAAQQLQQEGNLCQQQQSPRRVAVPVLVKDGKPCQNGSNTPTPNQQQQMQQQQQQNGSGVVLPTSSNSMSQHQTQQVNALVQAQDLEEMSPSPPSLHSQMNNMGQIDTTVDYTNNMVTSNLLYGRTW, translated from the exons ATGTCGCTGAGCCCAAAGCACACGACACCTTTCTCAGTGACAGATATTTTGAGCCCAATTGAGGAGACTTACAAGAAGTTTAGTGGCATGGAGAGCACTGGAAACCTCACATCTCCATTGGGAGCGTACCGGCAACCTCAGGTGTCCCAGACTGGCATGCAGCAACACTCTATGGGCCACAACGCCACTGTGGCGACCACCTACCACATGCCACACTCCGTTTCCCAGTTCTCGCACAGTGCAATGGGGGGCTACTGCAATGGCAGCATTGCCAACATGGGGGACCTACCCTCTTACCAAGAAACTATGAGAAACAGCGCAGCAGCAACAGGGTGGTACGGCGCCAATCCTGACCCTCGATACTCAACAA GTATGAACATGACAGGAATGGGCACGCTGACAGGCATGGCCGACACCACCAAATCCATCCCACCTCTGCACGCAGCCCCAAGGAGGAAACGACGGGTGCTCTTCTCTCAAGCACAAGTCTACGAGCTGGAAAGGAGATTTAAGCAGCAGAAATACCTTTCAGCGCCCGAGAGGGAACACCTGGCTAGTATGATACATCTAACCCCGACGCAGGTCAAGATCTGGTTTCAGAATCATCGCTACAAGATGAAACGGCAGGCCAAGGACAAAGCGGCGCAGCAGCTTCAACAGGAGGGCAACCTGTGTCAACAGCAGCAGTCGCCCAGGAGAGTGGCTGTCCCTGTCTTAGTGAAGGATGGCAAGCCTTGTCAAAACGGCTCCAACACACCGACGCCAAACCAACAACAGCAAAtgcagcagcaacagcagcagaaCGGTTCCGGGGTCGTGCTTCCTACCTCCAGTAATTCTATGAGCCAACACCAAACCCAGCAGGTCAACGCACTGGTCCAGGCCCAAGACCTGGAGGAAATGTCCCCCAGTCCCCCGTCACTTCACTCGCAGATGAACAACATGGGCCAGATAGACACTACTGTAGATTACACAAATAACATGGTCACGTCAAATCTGCTTTATGGCAGAACGTGGTAA
- the nkx2.4a gene encoding NK2 homeobox 4a isoform X1: MSLSPKHTTPFSVTDILSPIEETYKKFSGMESTGNLTSPLGAYRQPQVSQTGMQQHSMGHNATVATTYHMPHSVSQFSHSAMGGYCNGSIANMGDLPSYQETMRNSAAATGWYGANPDPRYSTISRFMGPSTGMNMTGMGTLTGMADTTKSIPPLHAAPRRKRRVLFSQAQVYELERRFKQQKYLSAPEREHLASMIHLTPTQVKIWFQNHRYKMKRQAKDKAAQQLQQEGNLCQQQQSPRRVAVPVLVKDGKPCQNGSNTPTPNQQQQMQQQQQQNGSGVVLPTSSNSMSQHQTQQVNALVQAQDLEEMSPSPPSLHSQMNNMGQIDTTVDYTNNMVTSNLLYGRTW; the protein is encoded by the exons ATGTCGCTGAGCCCAAAGCACACGACACCTTTCTCAGTGACAGATATTTTGAGCCCAATTGAGGAGACTTACAAGAAGTTTAGTGGCATGGAGAGCACTGGAAACCTCACATCTCCATTGGGAGCGTACCGGCAACCTCAGGTGTCCCAGACTGGCATGCAGCAACACTCTATGGGCCACAACGCCACTGTGGCGACCACCTACCACATGCCACACTCCGTTTCCCAGTTCTCGCACAGTGCAATGGGGGGCTACTGCAATGGCAGCATTGCCAACATGGGGGACCTACCCTCTTACCAAGAAACTATGAGAAACAGCGCAGCAGCAACAGGGTGGTACGGCGCCAATCCTGACCCTCGATACTCAACAA TTTCTAGATTCATGGGACCTTCCACAGGTATGAACATGACAGGAATGGGCACGCTGACAGGCATGGCCGACACCACCAAATCCATCCCACCTCTGCACGCAGCCCCAAGGAGGAAACGACGGGTGCTCTTCTCTCAAGCACAAGTCTACGAGCTGGAAAGGAGATTTAAGCAGCAGAAATACCTTTCAGCGCCCGAGAGGGAACACCTGGCTAGTATGATACATCTAACCCCGACGCAGGTCAAGATCTGGTTTCAGAATCATCGCTACAAGATGAAACGGCAGGCCAAGGACAAAGCGGCGCAGCAGCTTCAACAGGAGGGCAACCTGTGTCAACAGCAGCAGTCGCCCAGGAGAGTGGCTGTCCCTGTCTTAGTGAAGGATGGCAAGCCTTGTCAAAACGGCTCCAACACACCGACGCCAAACCAACAACAGCAAAtgcagcagcaacagcagcagaaCGGTTCCGGGGTCGTGCTTCCTACCTCCAGTAATTCTATGAGCCAACACCAAACCCAGCAGGTCAACGCACTGGTCCAGGCCCAAGACCTGGAGGAAATGTCCCCCAGTCCCCCGTCACTTCACTCGCAGATGAACAACATGGGCCAGATAGACACTACTGTAGATTACACAAATAACATGGTCACGTCAAATCTGCTTTATGGCAGAACGTGGTAA